The genomic window TGATGATGCCGTCTTTGACGTAGATCTTCCACGAGCACGATCCGGTGCAGTTGACGCCGTGCGTGGACCGGACCACCTTGTCGTGGCTCCACCGGTCGCGGTAGAAGACGTCGCCTTCGCGCCCGCCGCGCCGGGTCACCGTGCGCAGGTCGGCCGACATCTCCCCGGGAGTGAAGAAGCGACCGCTGCGCTCCAGCAGTTCCTCGAGGTGTCCGCCGACATGTGGGGTGAGAGTCAAGATGTGGTCCTCCTACGTGTTAACGGCATGCCTCGAGATCGGGTTCAGGCACCCCGCGCGTAGGTCTCGACAAATTAATTGCCATACGTCAACAGTTGACGCCTGCTACCTTCAGTGGCCCTGGAGGTTTTCTGCAAATGGGCTGTGGTTTCGGCCCGGCGATCGCTTAGAGCGCTCGGGCCAGGTCGGGTAGCCAGCCGCGGTCCGCCGGCACCCAGTCGACGTCATGCAGTTGGGCGGCGGTGACCCAGCGCAGCGCCTGGTGGTCGCGTGGGCGGGGCTCACCGCGCAGCAGCCGAACGTGGTAGGCGCGCAACGTCATGGAGTCGTTCAGTACGACGTCCTCGCCCAGGCGCTCGCCCACTGCCACGTCGGTGGCGTGGAGGTCCAATTCCTCGGCCAACTCACGGGCCAGCGCGGCCGGTTCGGTCTCCCCCGGGGTGACCTTGCCGCCGGGCAGTTCCCAACGGCCGGCCAGCTCCGGGGGCGCGAGCCGCTGCGCCACCAAGACCTTGGCACCGGCGATGATGGCCCCGGCTACGACGATCTGGGTGGCCATGGCCCGTGACGCTACAAGACCCCTAGAAGTCGGCTTCGGGCGAACGGCCGGTACTGGGCTGACCGGAGGCGAACGAGCAGGGGCACCACTGGCCCACCCCGCCGTGACCCGAGCAGGTCCCGCTGCGGTGCTGGCTGTGCGAATGGGAGCCGTCCTGGCAGACGGCCGAAACGTCGGTGTCAGAGTTGTTCGGCCGTGGGACGCAGGTGCCGCTGGAGTTTTCGTAGCTGCCCGACGGGCACGCCGAGGTGGTAGCTATGCTCCCGGGCCCGGGTGCTGCGACAGCAGCAGCGGGTGCGCCCACGGCGAGGCCGCCGGCGGCCACCACAGCGATGATCCAAGACCGAAACATCAAGTCCCCCAGCACTTCATTCGTATTGTCCAGCTGATCAGCCGGACCCCCAGTCGGGAAGGCTAACCGACCAGACCTGCTGCCCGGGTCAGTTTGCGAATATTCGCCGGCCGGTGGCGGTACGGTTGCAACCATGGCTGTGTTAACGGACGAGCAAGTAGACGCCGCACTGCCCGACCTCGATGGCTGGGAGCGTGCCGACGGCGCCCTGCGCCGATCGGTCAAGTTTCCGACGTTTTTGGCCGGCATCGACGCCGTGCGCCGCATCGGTGAGCATGCGGAAGCCAAAGATCACCATCCCGATATCGATATCCGCTGGCGCACAGTCATTTTCGCGCTGGTGACGCATTCCGAGGGCGGCATCACGCAAAAAGACGTCGACATGGCACGCGATATCGACGGGATCGTCGGCGGCTAGCGCGCCACCCGCCGCGTCGTGGCGATCCAACCCAGCGTCGCCAGCGTCGCCACCACATAGACCAGACCGGCCCAGGCCAGGTACCACGGCCGGCTGATCTGCCAGATCGTCGGCTGGGCGAAACTGAGCAACCAGGGCACGCCGATGAGGGTCAGCGCCAGCCAGCCCCAGCCCAGGACGCGCGCGCCGAGTTGTTCGCGCAGCGGCCCGTGCAGCAACCAGATCATCAGCGGTATCAACCAGACCCAGTGGTGCGTCCACGAAATGGGCGACAGCAACAGGCCGAAGAGTTCCACCACCAGCAGCCGACCCAGCACGTCAGTTCCGTCCAGCGCCCGCCAGGCCGCCACGGCCAATACCGCCGTCACCGCGATTGCCGCCACCACCAGCGGGCCCAAGCCCGCGTCGTGACCCAGGATCCGCGAAATCGCGCCTCGCC from Mycobacterium kubicae includes these protein-coding regions:
- a CDS encoding 4a-hydroxytetrahydrobiopterin dehydratase, whose translation is MAVLTDEQVDAALPDLDGWERADGALRRSVKFPTFLAGIDAVRRIGEHAEAKDHHPDIDIRWRTVIFALVTHSEGGITQKDVDMARDIDGIVGG
- a CDS encoding DUF3761 domain-containing protein, with the protein product MPAKNVGNLTDRRRAPSARSQPSRSGSAASTCSSVNTAMVATVPPPAGEYSQTDPGSRSGRLAFPTGGPADQLDNTNEVLGDLMFRSWIIAVVAAGGLAVGAPAAAVAAPGPGSIATTSACPSGSYENSSGTCVPRPNNSDTDVSAVCQDGSHSHSQHRSGTCSGHGGVGQWCPCSFASGQPSTGRSPEADF
- a CDS encoding (deoxy)nucleoside triphosphate pyrophosphohydrolase; the protein is MATQIVVAGAIIAGAKVLVAQRLAPPELAGRWELPGGKVTPGETEPAALARELAEELDLHATDVAVGERLGEDVVLNDSMTLRAYHVRLLRGEPRPRDHQALRWVTAAQLHDVDWVPADRGWLPDLARAL